One Streptomyces formicae genomic window, TGACCGCGATGGAGCGCTCGTTCCCCGAACGGATCATCGCCACCACGCTCGGTACGCCCACGGCGCGCAGCCGTTCGACCGTGGCCACCGCCGCCGCGGTCGCGTACCCCTTGCCCCAGGCCGGGCGGGCGAGGCGCCAGCCGATCTCGATCTCGCCGGTGGGGCCCCAGTCTCGGGGCCAGGGCTGGGCGCCGGTGAAGCCGATCGGCTCGCCGTCCGCGTCGAGCAACGTCCACAGGCAGTAGCCCAGTTCGGCGTCGTGTCTGCGCTGGCGCGCGGTCAGCTCCTCGTACATGGAGAGCTCGGCCGACGTGCCGCCGAAGAACTCCATGACCTCGGGGTCGTCGAAGAGCCGGTGCCAGGCGAAGGCGTCCTCATGGGTGGGAACCCGCAGGTGCACGGCGGGCAGGGTCGCTGTCTGGTCGCTCACGTGTGGCCCTTCGGCTGGCTGATCGGTACCGCCTCATAGACTGCCCATATCCCGTGCCCGTCGGCACAATGATTTCGAGCCTTGGGGAGAACCCGCCGTGACCGAGCCCCTCTCCGAACACTCAGCGGACGTCATCGTCGTCGGCGCCGGGCCCGCAGGGTCGACGACGGCGTACTACCTGGCCAAGGCCGGGCTCGACGTCCTGCTCCTGGAGAAGACCGCGTTCCCGAGGGAGAAGGTCTGCGGCGACGGCCTCACCCCCCGCGCCACGAAGCAGCTCGTGTCCATGGGAATCGACATCTCCGAAGAGGCGGGCTGGCTCAGGAACAAGGGCCTGCGCATCATCGGCGGCGGCATGCGCCTCCAGCTGGATTGGCCGGATCTCGCCTCCTACCCGGACTACGGCCTGGTCCGCAAGCGCGACGACTTCGACGAGCAGCTCGCCAGGCAGGCGCAGAAGGCGGGCGCCCGCCTGCACGAGCGGTGCAACGTGGGCGAGCCGATCATCGACGACCGCACGGGCCGCGTCACCGGCGTGCACGCCAAGCTCGGCGAGGAGAAGACTCCGGTCACCTTCCACGCCCCGCTCGTCGTCGCCGCCGACGGCAACTCCTCGCGGATCTCCCTCGCCATGGGCCTGCACAGGCGCGAGGACCGCCCGATGGGCGTCGCCGTACGGACGTACTTCACCTCGCCCCGCCACGACGACGACTACCTGGAGTCGTGGCTGGAGCTGTGGGACCGGCGCGGACCGGGCGAGGACCGGCTGCTGCCCGGCTACGGCTGGATCTTCGGCATGGGCGACGGCACCTCCAACGTGGGCCTCGGCATCCTCAACTCCTCCAAGGCCTTCCGCGAGCTGGACTGGCGCGAGGTCCTCAAGGCGTGGTGCGCCTCGATGCCCGAGGACTGGGGCTACACCCCGGAGAACATGACGATGCCGATCCGCGGCGCCGCCCTGCCGATGGCCTTCAACCGCCAGCCGCACTACACCAAGGGCCTGCTCCTGGTCGGCGACGCGGGCGGCCTGGTGAACCCGTTCAACGGCGAGGGCATCGCGTACGCCATGGAGTCGGGCCAGATCGCGGCGGACGTCATCGTGCAGGCACACGCGCGTGCCACCCCCGCCCAGCGCGAACTGGCGCTCCTGAACTACCCGCAGACCCTCAAGGACGTCTACGGCGGCTACTACACGCTGGGCCGCGCCTTCGTGAAGCTCATCGGCAACCCGAAGGTCATGAAGATCGCGACCCAGCGCGGTCTGACCCACCCGGTCCTGATGAAGTTCACGCTGAAGATGCTCGCCAACCTGACCGACCCGACGGGCGGCGACGCGATGGACCGGATCATCAACGGGCTGAGCAAGGTGGCTCCGAAGGCGTGACCCAGGAGCACGGCGGCCCCGCTTCGGTGGACCGGGCGCTCGACCTCCTGGAGGCGGTGGCCCGGGCCCCCGAACCGGTCGGCGCCAAGGCGCTCGCCGGTGAACTGGGCTGCGCCCTCTCGACCGTGTACCACCTGCTCGCCCCGCTCACCGCGCGCGGGCACGTGGCGCGCACCCCGGACGGCTTCGCGCTCGGCCCGCGCGTACCCGCCCTGTACCGCTCCTTCCAGCGGCACGCGGGGGTCGACGCGGGCACCCGCAAGCTGCTGCTCGGCGTACGCAGGACGGCCGGTGCCCACGCCTACCTCAGCGCCCGCAGGGGCGGCCGGATCGCCGTCGTCGACAGCACCACGGCCGTACTGGCCGACGGTGGCGACCCGTTCGAGGTCGGTGTCGACCAGGGCGCGCACGCCACCGCGCACGGCAAGGTGCTGCTCGCCTCGCTCGGCAGGGCGGCCAGGCGGCGCTATCTGGACGAGCACGGCCTGCCGAGGCTGACCGAGCACACCATCACGAGCCCCGACCGGTTCGAGGCCGAGCTGCGCCGGGTGCGGGCGGCGGGTGTCGCGGTGTCGGTGGGGGAGACGGATCCGGCGTACACCTGTGTGGCCGTACCGCTCGGCGACGGGGTCCGGGCCCTGTCGGTGTCCCTGCCGACCGCGGAGTTCCGCGGGCGGCGGCGGGAGTTGACCGGCGTCCTGACGCGGGCCGCGCGGCGGGGCATTCCGGCAGCGTCGGAATAGCGGCCCGTCGCGCTTGCCGACGCGGCGGTGCGGGCGGACGCTGGCCGCATGATTTTCATCGCCGTCAAGTTCACCGTCCGCCCCGAGCACAGCGACAGCTGGATCGAGCGGACCGCCGCGTTCACCGCCGCCACCCGTGCCGAGCCGGGCAACGTCTTCTTCGAGTGGTCCCGCTCCGTCGAGGACCCGAACCAGTTCGTGCTCCTGGAGGCGTTCGCCGACGGGGACGCGGGCGCCGCGCACGTCGGCTCCGACCACTTCAAGGCCGGTTTGGAGACGATGGGCGAGCTCATCGCCTCGGTGCCGCAGATCGTGAACACCGAGATCGAGGGCAGCGGTTGGTCCGCGATGGCGGAGCTCTCGCCGAAGAACGACTGAGGGAAACGCTCGCGGGGCGGCTGAGAGGCCGTCTCAGGGCATGCCGAGGGCCGGAACCCCCCAGGGGGGTTCCGGCCCTCGGTCGTGTCTCTAAGAGGCCGTCAGAGGACGCGCACGGCGCCCGAGGCCGGGTAACCCGACAGGTCCTGGATGACAACGCCCTTGCTGGGGTTGGCGGCGTCCAGGTACTGGCCGTTACCGATGTACACACCGACGTGGTACGCGGAGCCCTTGCCGCCCCAGTACAGGATGTCGCCGACCTGGAGGTTCGAGGTGCCGACCTCGGTGCCCATCGTCGACTGGTCCTGCGAGACGCGCGGGAGGTCCACGCCCGCCTGCTTGAACGCGGCCTGCACGAGGCTGGAGCAGTCCCAGGCGTTGGGGCCCGAGGCACCCATCACGTAGGCGTCGCCGAGCTGCGACTTGAGGAAGCTGATGACCGAGCCGACGCTGCCGCTGGCCGGGGGAGCGACCGAGTCGGAGGAGCTCGCGGAGGAGCCGCCGCCGGACTGCGTGGTCAGGTTGGTGCGCTCGGCCGAGCGCGAGGCGCGCTCCTGCTCCGCCTTCTTCTTGGCGGCGGCCTCGGCCTTGCGCTTGGCCTCGGCCTTCTTCTCGGCCTGCGCCTGGTCTTCCTTGGCCTGCTTGGCGGCCTTGGAGGCGGCGGCGTCCTGCTCGGCGCGCGACTCGTAGGAGTCGGCGGCCTGCTGGGTGACGTCGGCGGAGTGCGCGATCTGGGCGGACAGATCGGCGGTGAGCGTGGGCATCTCGATGGTCTCGGTCACCGGCTCGGCCGCGTTCGCCGTACCGGCCGCCGCGGCCACTGCCAGGGTGCTGAGGACGCCACCGGCAACTCCGGCGCGCAGGGCGACCTTCGTGGCGCTGCGACGGGGCTTCCGGTGGCTGGGTATGTGAGCGGTGTGGGACATGAGACCAACCGCTATCAGGGACTCAGGGTTCCCTTCAAGAAACGTGTCCTGCGCCACAGTTGCCCGTGGCGCGGCCGAATCCCGGGCGTGTCGCTTCTTATTGACGCCGTAACGGGCAATGCGGACACGGCCGATCACGCCTGTGATCATGGGTTTTCTGTGATACGTCCGAATTGCCCTTGGTCTACCACCGGTTGAGCCGGTTGGCCAAGCCCGGTTTATTCGCCGCACGGGCCCCTGTGGCACAGGTCACACGGGCACCCTCTCGGGGGTCTCCCTGAGACCTGGCTGAGACCTCCCTGAGATCTCCCGGAGTTTTCGGGTGCCCGCTCACCCCTGGATCACTCGTCGCCCGACCGTTCGTGAATCGGTGCACGCGTCCACATCCGTCCACACCTCTCCCGCCAAAGTGTGAACGCGGCTCCACTATCAAGCGATGCCGTCCAGCACCAATTTGCGCCGGAGTCACCTGTCTTGATAGAGCGGCAGGCTCTCGACCAGGGGCAACTCGCCAAGATGTCACCTCTAGTGATCACTCAGGCGCTTCGCGTACGAAGATCACCGCTCATCCGACTTCATGATCCTTCGTCAGGTGGTGGAGATCACAAAGCCGTTGTCGCACCCCGTGTCGCAGATCACAGACCGCCGGGCATAAGATGCGGGGCAGTTGGGCTTGTGACCTGCTTCACATGTGCGCGATCTTCGATGGGATTCGGGGCGCGGTCCGACGCAACCGCCAACAGTCAGTGCCGACTGAGAGGAGCGAGGAGCGTGAACGCCTATGCGCCCATCCTCGTGCTGGGAGCCCTCGGGGCAGGCTTTGCGATCTTCTCCGTGGTCATGGCCACGCTTATCGGTCCAAAGCGGTACAACCGAGCCAAGCTCGAGGCGTACGAGTGCGGCATCGAGCCGACGCCGACGCCGGCCGGTGGTGGGCGATTTCCCATCAAGTACTACCTGACGGCGATGCTCTTCATCGTCTTCGACATCGAGATCGTCTTCCTTTACCCCTGGGCCGTCACCTTCGACGCCCTCGGGATTTTCGGGCTCGTGGAGATGCTGCTCTTCGTGCTCACCGTCTTCGTCGCGTACGCGTACGTATGGCGGCGCGGCGGCCTGGAATGGGACTAAAGGTCTGAGGGGCAAAGAGCATGGGACTCGAAGAGAAACTGCCGAGCGGATTTCTGCTGACCACCGTCGAACAGGCCGCGGGCTGGGTGCGCAAGTCATCCGTCTTCCCCGCCACGTTCGGTCTCGCGTGCTGCGCCATCGAGATGATGACGACGGGCGCGGGGCGCTACGACCTGGCGCGCTTCGGCATGGAGGTCTTCCGCGGTTCGCCGCGCCAGGCGGACCTGATGATCGTGGCCGGACGGGTGAGCCAGAAGATGGCGCCCGTGCTGCGGCAGGTCTATGACCAGATGCCCAACCCCAAGTGGGTCATTTCCATGGGGGTTTGCGCCTCATCGGGTGGGATGTTCAACAATTACGCGATTGTGCAGGGTGTGGACCATGTTGTCCCTGTTGACATCTATTTGCCCGGTTGTCCGCCGCGCCCCGAGATGCTGATGGACGCGATTCTCAAGCTCCACCAGAAGATCCAGGGCTCCAAGCTCGGCGTGAACGCGGAAGAAGCGGCCCGTGAGGCGGAGGAGGCGGCCCTCAAGGCGCTCCCCACCATCGAGATGAAGGGGCTGCTGCGGTGAGCGACGCGCACGGCTCGCACGACGAGCACCTGAACGGCAACGGCGTCCCGGCGCCGCGCGACGAGGCCGGCAGGGTCATCGGCGTACGCAAGGGCATGTTCGGCGCCGACAGCGGCGGCGACACCTCCGGCTACGGCGGACTCGTCCGCACGATCACGCTGCCCGGCGCCTCCTCGCGCCCCTACGGCGGCTGGTTCGACGAGGTCGCCGACGAGTTGGAGGGGGCCCTGGAGGAACAGGGCCTCGTCCCGGAGAACGCGATCGAGAAGACGGTCGTCGACCGGGGCGAACTCACCTTCCACATCGCGCGCGAGCACCTCCTGCGCGTCGCCCAGACCCTGCGCGACGACCCGGCGCTGCGCTTCGAGCTCTGCACCGGCGTCAGTGGCGTGCACTTCGAGGGCGACAAGGGCCGCGAGCTGCACGCCGTCTACCACCTGCGCTCGCTCACCCACGGCCGACTGATCCGCGTCGAGGTCAGTGCCCCCGACGCCGACCCGCACGTCCCCTCCCTCGTCACGGTCTATCCGACCAACGACTGGCACGAGCGCGAGACGTACGACTTCTTCGGCCTGATCTTCGACGGTCACCCGGCGTTGACGCGGATCATGATGCCGGACGACTGGCAGGGCTTCCCGCAGCGCAAGGACTACCCCCTCGGCGGCATCCCCGTCGAGTACAAGGGCGCCCAGATCCCGGCTCCGGACCAGCGGAGGTCGTACAGCTGATGTCTGCCACTCAGGGAACTTCCCCCGCTTCCGCTCGCGAGACGACCGAGGGGACCGTATATACGGTCACCGGCGGCGACTGGGACGAGGTCGTCCAGTCGGCGGCCAAGACCGACGACGAGCGCATCATCGTCAACATGGGTCCCCAGCACCCCTCCACGCACGGTGTGCTCCGGCTGATCCTGGAGATCGACGGCGAGACCGTCACCGAGGCCCGCTGCGGCATCGGCTATCTGCACACGGGCATCGAGAAGAACCTCGAATACCGCACGTGGACGCAGGGCACGACGTTCGTCACGCGCATGGACTACCTGACGCCGTTCTTCAACGAGACGGCGTACTGCCTCGGTGTCGAGAAGCTCCTCGGCATCGAGGACCAGATCCCGGACCGTGCCTCGATCATCCGCGTGCTCCTGATGGAGCTCAACCGGCTCTCCTCGCACCTGGTGTGCATCGCCACCGGCGGCATGGAGCTCGGCGCGACGACGATCATGATCTACGGCTTCCGTGATCGTGAACTCATTCTCGACATCTACGAGTTGATCACCGGCCTGCGGATGAACCACGCGTACATCCGGCCCGGCGGACTCGCCCAGGACCTGCCCCCGGGCGCCGTGGACCAGGTCCGCGAGTTCGTGAAGAAGATGAAGAAGAACCTCCCGGAGTACGACAAGCTCGCCACCGGGAACCCCATCTTCAAGGCCCGCATGCAGGACGTCGGCTACCTGGACCTCTCCGGCTGCATGGCGCTCGGCGCCACGGGCCCCGTCCTGCGCTCCGCGGGCCTCCCGCACGACCTGCGCAAGACGGACCCCTACTGCGGCTACGAGACCTACGACTTCGACGTCCCGACCGCCGACACCTGCGACTCCTACGGGCGCTTCCTGATCCGCCTGGAAGAGATGCGCCAGTCGCTGCGGATCGTCGAGCAGTGCCTGGACCGGCTCGCCCCCGGTCCCGTCATGGTCGAGGACAAGAAGATCGCCTGGCCCGCGCAACTGGCGCTCGGCCCGGACGGGTTGGGCAACTCGCTCGACCACATCAAGAAGATCATGGGCACCTCCATGGAGGCCCTCATCCACCACTTCAAGCTGGTGACCGAGGGCTTCAGGGTCCCGCCGGGGCAGGCGTACACGGCGGTCGAGTCGCCCAAGGGCGAACTCGGCGTGCACGTCGTCTCCGACGGGGGCACCCGCCCCTACCGGGTCCACTTCCGCGACCCGTCCTTCACCAACCTTCAGGCCATGGCGGCGATGTGCGAGGGCGGCCAGGTCGCCGACGTCATCGTCGCCGTCGCGTCCATCGACCCCGTGATGGGAGGCGTCGACCGGTGACCACCACCCCCTCCGAGCAGGGCGCGGGCGTCAGCCTGGGCATGCCCCAACTCCCCGCCCCCGACTACCCGGCCGACGTGCGCGCCAGGCTCGACGCGGACGCCAAGGAGGTCATCGCCCGCTACCCGGACTCGCGCTCCGCCCTCCTTCCCCTGCTGCACCTGGTGCAGTCCGAAGAGGGGCACGTCACGCGCACGGGCATGCGGTTCTGCGCCGAGGCGCTCGGCCTGACCACGGCCGAGGTCACCGCGGTCGCGACCTTCTACACCATGTACCGGCGCAAGCCGTCGGGCGACTACCAAGTCGGCGTCTGCACCAACACGTTGTGCGCGGTGATGGGCGGCGACGCGATCTTCGACGAGCTCAAGCAGCACCTCGGCGTCGGCAACGACGAGACGACCGAGGACGGCAAGATCACGCTCGAACACATCGAGTGCAACGCCGCCTGCGACTTCGCCCCCGTGGTGATGGTCAACTGGGAGTTCTTCGACAACCAGACGCCCGACTCCGCCAAGCGGCTCGTCGACGACCTGCGCGCGGGCGTGCCGGTGGAGCCCACGCGCGGCGCGTCGATCTGCACGTACAAGGAGACCGCCCGGATCCTGGCGGGCTTCCCCGACGAGCGGCCCGGTGCCGTCGAGGCGAGCGGCGGCGCGGGCCCCGCCTCGCTGATCGGACTGCGCCTGGCCAAGGGCGAGTTGCCGCAGCCCCGCGTGGTGCACCCGCGCGCGGGCGGGCCCGCGGACGAGGCGCCCGCCGAGCACCTCAGCTCGCACGACGCACCGCAGCAGACCTCGGCATCCGACCCGGCCCACCCGGCCGGACCGACCGCCGAGGAGGGGGAGTGATGACCTTGGCAGCCGAGATCGACAACGAGACCAGCCCCGAGAAGCTGCTCGCACCGGTCCTTTCGGCGTTCTGGGACGAGGACAAGTCCTGGACGCTGGAGACCTACCGCCGTCACGACGGGTACGAAGGGCTGCGCAAGGCCCTCGCCATGGACCCGGACGACCTCATCGCCTACGTGAAGGACTCGGGCCTGCGGGGCAGGGGCGGCGCGGGCTTCCCCACCGGAATGAAGTGGCAGTTCATTCCGCAGGGCGATGGCAAGCCGCACTATCTAGTTGTCAACGCCGACGAGTCGGAGCCGGGGACCTGCAAGGACATCCCGCTCCTCTTCGCGAACCCGCATTCCCTCATCGAGGGGATCGTGATCGCGTGCTACGCGATCCGTTCGTCGCATGCCTTCATCTATCTGCGGGGCGAGGTCGTCCCCGTGCTGCGCAGGCTGCACGAGGCCGTCCGCGAGGCCTATGCGGCGGGCTACCTCGGCAAGAACGTCCTGGGCAGCGGACTCGACCTCGAACTCACCGTGCACGCGGGCGCGGGCGCGTACATCTGCGGTGAGGAGACCGCGCTGCTCGACTCGCTCGAAGGCCGTCGAGGCCAACCGCGACTGCGTCCCCCTTTCCCTGCGGTCGCGGGCCTTTACGCATGCCCCACTGTCGTGAACAACGTCGAGTCCATCGCATCCGTTCCCGCGATCCTCAACCGAGGAAAAGACTGGTTCAAGTCGATGGGGAGCGAGAAGTCGCCCGGCTTCACGCTCTATTCGCTCAGCGGGCACGTCACGAGCCCGGGGCAGTACGAGGCGCCGCTCGGCATCACGCTGCGCCAGCTGCTCGACATGAGCGGCGGCATGCGGGCCGGGCACCGGCTCAAGTTCTGGACGCCCGGCGGCTCCTCGACCCCGATGTTCACCGACGAGCACCTGGACGTACCCCTCGACTACGAGGGCGTGGGCGCCGCCGGATCGATGCTCGGCACCAAGGCGCTGCAGTGCTTCGACGAGACGACGTGCGTCGTGCGGGCCGTGACCCGCTGGACCGAGTTCTACGCCCATGAGTCCTGCGGCAAGTGCACGCCCTGCCGCGAAGGGACGTACTGGCTGGTGCAGTTGCTCCGCGACATCGAGGCGGGCAAGGGCGTCATGGCCGACCTCGACAAGCTGAACGACATCGCCGACAACATCAACGGCAAGTCGTTCTGCGCCCTCGGCGACGGCGCCGCCTCGCCGATCTTCTCCTCGCTGAAGTACTTCCGCGAGGAGTACGAGCAGCACATCACCGGCAGGGGCTGCCCCTTCGACCCGGCCAAGTCGACGCTCTGGGCCGACAAGCCCGCCCGCACCACGGAGGTGAACGCATGACAGTGACCACTAATAGCGCTCCCTCCGGGGGCGGTGAGGCGGCGGTTCCGCCCGAGGACCTCGTCTCGTTGACCATCGACGGCATCGACATCAGCGTCCCCAAGGGGACCCTGGTGATCCGGGCCGCCGAACTGCTCGGCATCGAGATCCCCCGGTTCTGCGACCACCCGCTCCTCGACCCCGCGGGCGCCTGCCGCCAGTGCATCGTCGAGGTCGAGGGCCAGCGCAAGCCGATGGCGTCCTGCACGATCACGTGCACCGACGGCATGGTCGTGAAGTCGCAGCTGACCTCGCCCGTCGCGGAGAAGTCGCAGCGCGGTGTGATGGAGCTGCTGCTCATCAACCACCCGCTGGACTGCCCGGTCTGCGACAAGGGCGGCGAGTGCCCGCTGCAGAACCAGGCGATGCAGGTCGGCGACCCGGACTCCCGCTTCGAAGGCAAGAAGCGGACGTACGAGAAGCCGGTGCCGATCTCCACGCAGGTGCTTCTCGACCGTGAGCGGTGCGTGCTCTGCGCGCGCTGCACCCGCTTCTCGAACCAGATCGCGGGCGACCCGATGATCGAGCTGATCGAGCGCGGCGCGCTCCAGCAGGTCGGCACGGGCGAGGGCGACCCCTTCGAGTCGTACTTCTCCGGGAACACCATCCAGATCTGCCCGGTCGGCGCGCTGACCTCGGCGGCGTATCGCTTCCGCTCGCGCCCCTTCGACCTGGTCTCGTCGCCCTCGGTGTGCGAGCACTGCTCCGGCGGCTGCGCGACCCGCACCGACCACCGGCGCGGCAAGGTCATGCGGCGTCTCGCGCAGGACGACCCCGAGGTCAACGAGGAGTGGATCTGCGACAAGGGGCGCTTCGGCTTCCGTTACGCGCAGAAGCCGGACCGGCTCACCACCCCCCTGGTGCGCAACGCGTCGACGGGCGAACTGGAGCCCGCGAGCTGGCCCGAGGCCCTGGACGTCGCCGCCCGTGGGCTGGCCGCCGCGCGCGGCCGCGCCGGTGTCCTGACCGGCGGCCGCCTCACCGTGGAGGACGCCTACGCGTACAGCAAGTACGCGCGCGTGGCGCTCGACACGAACGACATCGACTTCCGCGCGCGCGTGCACAGCAGTGAGGAGGCCGACTTCCTGGCGGCCCGGGTGGCGGGGCGCGGCAGGGACCTGGACGGCGCTGGCGTCACCTACGCCGCCCTGGAGAAGGCCCCCGCCGTCCTGCTCGTCGGATTCGAGGCGGAGGAGGAGGCGCCCGGCGTCTTCCTGAGGCTGCGCAAGGCCTGGCGCAAGCACGGCCAGCGCACCTTCTCCCTCGCGACGTTCGCGACCCGGGGCCTGGAGAAGGCGGGCGGCACGCTGCTGCCCGCGGCGCCCGGCACCGAGACGGAGTGGCTCGACGCGCTCGCCGCCGGGGTGAGCCTCGCGGACGACGGGGCCAAGGCCGCCGAGGCGCTGCGCGGCGAAGGAGCCGTCATCGTCGTCGGCGAGCGGCTCGCGGCCGTGCCCGGCGGGCTCACCGCCGCCGTGCGGGCCGCCTCCGCCACCGGCGCTCAGCTGGTGTGGATCCCGCGCAGGGCGGGGGAGCGGGCCGCCATCGAGGTGGGCGCGCTGCCCTCGCTGCTGCCCGGCGGGCGTCCGGCCACCGACCCGCGCGCGCGGGACGAGGTCGCGTCCGCCTGGGGCGTCGCCGAACTCCCGCACCGCTACGGCCGCGACACCGGCCAGATCGTCGAGGCCGCCGCGACCGGTGAGCTAGGCGCCCTCCTGGTGGCGGGCGTCGAGGTCGCCGACCTGCCCGACCCGACGCGCGCGCGTCAGGCGCTGCACGAGGTCGGTTTCCTGGTCTCCCTGGAGCTGCGGCCCAGCGAGGTCACCGACCACGCCGACGTGGTGCTCCCCGTGGCCGCGGTCGCGGAGAAGCCCGGCACGTTCCTCAACTGGGAGGGCCGGGCGCGGATGTTCGACGCCGCGCTCAAGCCGGACCAGATGACGCGCAGGCTGGCGCCCACCGACGCCCGCGTCCTGCACATGCTGGCCGACGCCGGTGACGTCCACCTGGGCCTCCCGGACCTGCTGACCATCCGGCGCGAGCTGGACCGGCTCGGCGCCTGGGACGGCCCGCACGCGACGGAGCCCCTGGAGACCGGCGCCCAGCCGCCGAGGCCCGCCTCCGGAGAGGCCGTTCTCGCCGGTCACCGGCTGCTGCTCGACCGGGGCCGCCTCCAGGAGGGCGACGAAGCGCTCGCGGGGACGCGGCACGCCGCCCACGCGCGCGTGTCGCCCGCCACGGCCGCCGAGGCGGGCGTCAAGGACGGCGACGTGCTCGCCGTCAGCGGCCCGGCAGGGACGAGCGAACTCCCGCTCCAGATCACGGAGATGCCCGACCGGGTGGTCTGGCTGCCGCTGAACTCCGCCGGGGGAGGCGTCACTTCGGACACCGGTGCGCACCCCGGCGACCTCGTCCGCATCGGCCCGGCGGTCCTGCCGGAGCCCTCTGAGGCCCCGGAGGTGACGTCGTGATGCACACCGTGGTGCCGCTTGCGGCGGAAGACCTGTCCATGTTCGGCCGTGACCCCTGGTGGCTGGTCGCCCTCAAGGCGGTCTTCTGCTTCGCGTTCCTGATGGTGACGGTGCTCTTCTCCATCGTGTGGGAGCGCAAGGTCGTCGCCTGGATGCAGTTGCGCATCGGCCCCAACCGGCACGGCCCCTGGGGCATGCTGCAGTCCCTCGCGGACGGCATCAAGCTGATGCTGAAGGAAGACCTGATCGTCAAGCGCGCGGACAAGGTGGTCTACATCCTCGCGCCGGTCGTCGCCGCGATCCCGGCCTTCATGGCGATCGCCGTGATCCCCTTCGGTCCCGCGGGCAACGAGATCTCGATCTTCGGCCAGCGCACCACGATGCAGCTCACCGACCTGCCGATCGCGATGCTCTACATCCTCGCGGTCGCCTCCGTCGGCATCTACGGCATCGTGCTCGCGGGCTGGAGTTCCGGATCCACGTATCCGCTGCTCGGCGGTCTGCGCTCCTGCGCGCAGATGATCTCCTACGAGATCGCGATGGGCGCGGCCTTCGCCTCCGTCTT contains:
- the nuoF gene encoding NADH-quinone oxidoreductase subunit NuoF; its protein translation is MTLAAEIDNETSPEKLLAPVLSAFWDEDKSWTLETYRRHDGYEGLRKALAMDPDDLIAYVKDSGLRGRGGAGFPTGMKWQFIPQGDGKPHYLVVNADESEPGTCKDIPLLFANPHSLIEGIVIACYAIRSSHAFIYLRGEVVPVLRRLHEAVREAYAAGYLGKNVLGSGLDLELTVHAGAGAYICGEETALLDSLEGRRGQPRLRPPFPAVAGLYACPTVVNNVESIASVPAILNRGKDWFKSMGSEKSPGFTLYSLSGHVTSPGQYEAPLGITLRQLLDMSGGMRAGHRLKFWTPGGSSTPMFTDEHLDVPLDYEGVGAAGSMLGTKALQCFDETTCVVRAVTRWTEFYAHESCGKCTPCREGTYWLVQLLRDIEAGKGVMADLDKLNDIADNINGKSFCALGDGAASPIFSSLKYFREEYEQHITGRGCPFDPAKSTLWADKPARTTEVNA
- a CDS encoding NADH-quinone oxidoreductase subunit G → MTVTTNSAPSGGGEAAVPPEDLVSLTIDGIDISVPKGTLVIRAAELLGIEIPRFCDHPLLDPAGACRQCIVEVEGQRKPMASCTITCTDGMVVKSQLTSPVAEKSQRGVMELLLINHPLDCPVCDKGGECPLQNQAMQVGDPDSRFEGKKRTYEKPVPISTQVLLDRERCVLCARCTRFSNQIAGDPMIELIERGALQQVGTGEGDPFESYFSGNTIQICPVGALTSAAYRFRSRPFDLVSSPSVCEHCSGGCATRTDHRRGKVMRRLAQDDPEVNEEWICDKGRFGFRYAQKPDRLTTPLVRNASTGELEPASWPEALDVAARGLAAARGRAGVLTGGRLTVEDAYAYSKYARVALDTNDIDFRARVHSSEEADFLAARVAGRGRDLDGAGVTYAALEKAPAVLLVGFEAEEEAPGVFLRLRKAWRKHGQRTFSLATFATRGLEKAGGTLLPAAPGTETEWLDALAAGVSLADDGAKAAEALRGEGAVIVVGERLAAVPGGLTAAVRAASATGAQLVWIPRRAGERAAIEVGALPSLLPGGRPATDPRARDEVASAWGVAELPHRYGRDTGQIVEAAATGELGALLVAGVEVADLPDPTRARQALHEVGFLVSLELRPSEVTDHADVVLPVAAVAEKPGTFLNWEGRARMFDAALKPDQMTRRLAPTDARVLHMLADAGDVHLGLPDLLTIRRELDRLGAWDGPHATEPLETGAQPPRPASGEAVLAGHRLLLDRGRLQEGDEALAGTRHAAHARVSPATAAEAGVKDGDVLAVSGPAGTSELPLQITEMPDRVVWLPLNSAGGGVTSDTGAHPGDLVRIGPAVLPEPSEAPEVTS